A genomic window from Nicotiana sylvestris chromosome 11, ASM39365v2, whole genome shotgun sequence includes:
- the LOC138881606 gene encoding uncharacterized protein — MKTQALADHLAENPVDVEYQPLSTYFPDEEVNSVEIISEDTNAWKMFFDGAVNAKGVGIGAILISPTGQHYPATIRLRFFCTNNTAEYEACIMGMNMAIDQDVKELLIMGDSDLIIRQAQGEWETRDVKLIPYKQHVEDLSRCFKLVELRYIPRFHNELADALATLASMLPYPGNAHIDPLEIQIRERHSYCNTVEAEPNVQPWYHDIKRFLKTKEYPEQASRDQKRTIRWIGMNVIGPIEPKSSNGHRFILVTIDYFTKWVEAITLKSINKKAVVDFVHSNLICRFGIPATIITNNAANLNSHLMREICE; from the exons ATGAAAACCCAGGCTTTAGCAGATCACCTGGCTGAAAACCCTGTTGACGTTGAATACCAGCCTTTAAGCACCTACttcccggatgaagaggtaaattcagttgagataatatcagaagacaccaatgcttggaaaatgttctttgatggagctgtgaACGCAAAAGGCGTTGGAATTGgagcaatcttgatctcacccactggtcagcattatccagccacaatCCGGCTTcgatttttctgcacaaacaacactgccgagtatgaagcctgcattatgggtatgaacatggcaatcgaccaagatgtcaaAGAATTAttgatcatgggagattcggacttgattatccgacaagctcagggtgaatgggaaactcgggatgtcaagcttattccttacaagcaacatgtggaagatcttagcaggTGTTTCAAGTTAGTTGAGTTAAGGTACATTCCTCGTTTTCATAATGAGTTGGCCgacgcacttgctactttggcctcgatgctgccatacccaggcaatgcccatattgaccctttggaaatccaaatccgagaaaggcACAGTTACTGCAACACGGTTGAGGCAGAACCgaatgttcagccatggtatcatgatatcaagagatttctgaaaaccaaagaatatcccgagcaagccagtagagaccaaaagagaaccattagatggATC GGTATGAATGTCATTGGGCCGATTGAGCCAAAatcttcaaatgggcatagattcatattggtcactatcgactacttcacaaagtgggttgaagcaattactctcaaatcCATCaacaagaaagctgtggtagacTTTGTGCATTCCAATCtcatctgtcgtttcggtattcctgcaactatcattacaAATAATGctgcaaacctgaatagtcacttgatgagggagatatgtgagtag